In Labrus mixtus chromosome 22, fLabMix1.1, whole genome shotgun sequence, the genomic window CCCTCCTACATGAGATCTGTTTCTTACCTTTCGTGATTTGAAGATTTTGATTTATATGTCCAACAAAGTTTTATTAAATCAACATGAAGCGGACAGACTTTTAAGTAAGTAGGAATACATGTCTCACAAAATGAGCTGGAATGACCtccacatttttgttttattatctggAGATCCTGAAATCCCTCTTCAACGTACTGGTTGACTGGCCAGCGTCAGGACAGGTTCACCCTGAAGGGGGAAGCTGATATGTTTACCTCATTAAATGCTGCATGCATATTATGGATGACTGAGCTGGTATTTAAAGTTGTTGAGTTTAACCAGGTACTGAGTCAAAGCCTAAAATCACATCTATTGTCCATTGTTGGGTCAAGTGGGTGTGGGgctgtttgctgtgtgtgtgtgtgtgtgtgtgtgtgtgtgtgtgtgtgtgtgtgtgtgtgtgctgggggTGCGTGTTAACCTGAGTAGTTGGCCATGTTTCCTGTCAGTGAACACACATTTACTGCAgccattaataaaaaaagaaattacaaTAATGACATAAAGCGTGTGCAGCAGTGCTCTATTCATGATTACCTGTTACAAGTTTGACctgaaataatcaaatgaaatcCCTCTCTCCATCAGGCTCCAGGGAAACCGCCTTCACGTACTCCATCAGCGCCGCCGGGGTGGTCAACGCCATCAGCAGGGCGTGCCGCGAAGGCGAGCTCTCCACCTGCGGCTGCAGCCGGTCCGCTCGACCCCGCGACCTGCCGCGGGATTGGCTGTGGGGAGGCTGCGGTGACAACGTGCACTACGGCTACCGATTCGCCCGAGAGTTCGTGGAcgccagagagagggagaagaattACCCGCGAGGCTCTGCTGAGCACGCTCGCACTCTGATGAACCTTCAGAACAACGAAGCAGGGAGACAGGTACAGTACACGAGACTGTGGTCTTAAACTTAACCCTATGGAGTTAGAGTAATAAGagtcggtgtgtgtgtctccaatCTTCTTAATATctcaatgtgtgtgtacttgtgcaAGCACTGCGTTTTCTATTTGAGGCGAGGTGGCCCCTGATTGCCCGCTCTGGCACTATTTGCGAGCGTGCGTGTGTTTAAGTTATTTATTGGGAGGTTCCAAATGGCATAACTGCTAACGCCCTTGGAGTCTGGCTAGGTTGCTAGGTCAGTGCGCATTCCAGTgttgtaaccccccccccccacacacacacacacacacacacacacacacacacattgaaggtcaaacacacatacacaatagACAGTTACATGCTTAACTAATTGATGAGatatcagaataaaaacaatggATGGATGCATTATAGATGCATGGATCCAGTGTTCGAGGGTTTCTGAGATTTTTGGCCCTTCCTGTTTGCCATAAAGCAATTTTTAAGGTTACAAACATGAAATCTGAGCCAAAAttgtgcagaaatattttttaatagaaCTGCACTTAAGAGAGCTTTGATAGACCTGCAGGTACAATGACACACAGAAGTAACCTGACACATGTACACACTGACATACATTACACACATGAGGTCATACACGCATATAATTGAATGAATAATATAATTATATGACGAAATGCCCAAATGAGAACTTGCAAAATTGAGAGGGAAAAATTACTGTTGGATACATTCCAGATTAATGATCGATATGTGGGtgtgttgtttgctttttgtccCTCTGCGGATGCCATGCAGCCACAATAAGGAGCAGCCAGCTTGATAGTTGAGCTGAAGTTGTATGGAAATGctattttcaaaatgcatttcaaaGAAACCTTAAACTGGGCTGTATGTTATTTTACACACGCTCAtatgcacactgacacacacacacacacacacatgcatacacaccttgctcgtaaaaaaaaaaggtccatttGCCCGTGCTGGTACACACTTGATTAGAAGAGTGTGTTTATCTTCAGAGGGGCTTTGTTCAAGCTGTTTGCGAGACAgagacgctgtgtgtgtgtgtgtgtgtgtgtgtgtgtgtgtgtgtgtgtgtgtgtgtgtgtgtgtgtgtgtgtgtgtgtgtgtgtgtgtgtgtgtgtgtgtgtgtgtgtccgtttgATTTGTGTGAGAGACAGTGAGCCTGGTTCTGTGCATGTGTATCAGGGCTCAAAGGTCAGGGTCTGGAGAGGTTGTGTTTCTGCTGAGGGTCCCACTGGGGCTCTAGGAGAGAGTACGAGAGAGGCAGATCTACAGCTtttttattaacacacacacacacacacacacacacacacacacacacacacacacacacacacacacacacacacacacacacacactgtctttcTGTAACTCACACTCTCTTTTCAATGACTTTTCCACCTCTCTCCTGTTTGATCCCGGCTTTTCTTTGTCGCCTGTCCATCCGAacggaagagaggagaggagggagatgaaaaggaggagagcgAACTGGAGGAAGACGGTTTCTCTCGTCCTCTTTATCCCTTCTCCTCGCTTTCTCTCGCGGACACGCCGCTTCGTCCTAAGCAGGATTTGTCTCGCTTGGTTGCACGAGGCAAACCGCAGGGCTTTTGTGGAGGTGACAGGGGCGTGCcgctcgctgtgtgtgtgtgtgtgtgtgtgtgtgtgtgtgtgtgtgtgtgtgtgtgtgtgtgtgtgtgtgtgtgtgtgtgtgtgtgtgtgtgtgtgtgtgtgtgtgtgtgtgtgtgtgtgtgtgtgtgtgcgtgcgtgcgtgtgtgctcAGCTTCAtttgacttgtgtgtgtgaggcggATAACGTGGTCGTCTGTGTGTACAAGCGTCTGGAGACAGAGACGCAGGGTGAGGGATGGACCTCCGTCACAGTCCCGCAACTCTGAAagacctcctcacacacacacacacacacacacacacacacacacacacacacacacacacacacacacacacacacacacacacaaacttttacACAAGAGTACACAGCCACCCAGGTTCAATGTCTCTGCCGAACACAAATCAAACGAGGCAGGGCTCATCACATAGACACCAACACATTCCCTCTTTAAAGACAGTAACAGGCCCCCTCTGCTCTGAACCGGGGGCAACTTTCACATTCATCACCGACCGCTTTGTTGCTTGTTGGAGTAAAAGCCAGAATCACCCATCTTCTTATATTACATGTAAATAGTGGTGGttctatttgtttttacagtgttgttgttatttCCACTCTTGAGTCCAATTCTGCAAGCATGAGGCTGTAGCCGTCTCCATTATCTGAGGATTTAAAATCAGCAATTTGCCTTAAAACCACAGCTCAGATACCTGcacaaaaaatgtttcagctaaaaaaaaaaaaggaagaaacgTATGGTTAGAAAATAGAGCAGGGATATGCAGTAGATTTACAAGGGAAGACAGAAATAGTTTAGGGAACAGTTTGACAGTAAAGATGCAGTTTGTAATGATCGTCAAAGTTAGTTTCTCTACATCTGTAGGATCCACAGCTAAAAAACTGAAGCTGCTCTACCGGGCAAAAGTTAAACTAGGCTTGTATAAAGTAGGCAAACATCATATGAACTTTAAACAAGGGATATGTTAAAGTGTCAGCACCAAGTTTTTAATTTTACCAGCAAGAACATCGAGCAGGAAAATGTGTCCCTTCACCTGGCTCTCTTTGGAAGGGACAAAGGGTGGgctattttctctgtttctgcctCATTCTACGACAAACCtcaatcagacacacacacacactcacacacacacacacacacacacacacggctcctaacccctaaccctgaCTGAGCAGCAGCTATTGTGCCTGACACAGAGACCGTGTCTCCACCACGGATGACTAaccatgtgtgtatgtgtatgagtgtgtagtttATTTGTGTGGGTtttcacacacagacccacCAAATAGCTCGGTATGATgcttgatacacacacacacacacacacacacacacacacacacacacacacacacacacataccattATACACATAACATAATATAATGACAAGACTTTTTCACTCAAAATGTTCCCACATATTTTGACTCCCTCTTATACTTAAGCATGTTTGGGCCCATAATTAAAAACTGGTTGCGTGTCTTATTTTCTGATAACCATGTTTCTTAACCTCCAATAAACCCCACAGTGGGTGATCTGTGTAAACACAGAGGCTCGTAAAAACCACAAGGAGTCATAAAATTTAGCATTTCCTGCTGGTGTTGTCAAATGAAACTAATCCTTTAACTCCCATTAGTTTGTCGTCCACTCTGAACAATTCAGAAAAATAAGTGTaagagtttgactttttttgtccttttagtTTCAAACTTTTGTGAAATCAAGAAATGATTCTGAAACAAACCGCtcataaaaaaaaggcttctaCCTTCACAAGATGTCATTGTCCCTGCTCTCCGTGTCTGTCGGAGGGGGTCACGGGGGTCGAGACACAGGATTGGAGGGTGCCGAGTGCTATGCCTGCTGGGTAGTAAAGGAGAGGATTGGGGAGCAGGAGGTGGGAGGTGGGGGTCGGGGTTGTGTTTGGGATGCAGGGGTTAACAGAGGTGAGAAGGTAATTGAGATCAGGCCCGAGAGGAGACGGAGCGGTGGGTTTTCATTTATGTGAGGGGAACTTAGGAATCAGGAATAACTGACTCAGCGAGTACAGCGTGTTAATGTGAGGGAGTTTGTCTCAGTGGCTTTACAAACATATCACAATGCCTGATCAGTGACGTGAAATATAGtgttcttcatgtgtttgtagCTGAACGGGTGAAGTGCTCCCCCTAAAGGTCACCTCTGCAAGGACAATAAATCTTCTATCAACTGTTCTAATTTATCAAGCATACCTGAAGTTTGGACCAAGCCAGACAACCTGCAAACTCAAACTGCTAAGAAACATTGAAAATGCATGAAGAGGCGGGGTCAGTTTGTCTTAATCAGCTATTTGGATATActatctttaatgttttatcagTTTTTGGACTGGAACAAGAAGTTAAGTTTTGAAACAATGGCAGGATTTCTCagagaagtatttttttaaattcatgatttaaaaaaaaaaaaaacacccatgcTCCCACCTACAATGCCTTAAATGGTGActctttttcattaaaaaaatcaagatatGCTTGGAATATGGATCTATACTGTGAAATCTATGAAAGGACACTTTTACTATTCTTACTGATTTTACAGCCTAAATAACATGACGTCTTATTTAAACATATTCTTCAACATTAGTTCTTTCTATATAGCAGATCTGTGGGAAACTGGATGTACAATATCTATAGCCATTTCCTCTGTTTATTAGAAACCCTTCCATTCCtagtctgtttgttttagtttggtGGAGTAGTACTAACAGCCGTGTCGTCATAAAGAGcaaaaaacttttctttgtttttctttgctttgtaTTTTACCCTTTTGTTGGTCTATTTTACCGCATGTTTTAACTGGAGGGGGTTTTGCACCCGCACACACAGCGGTGACAGATAAGTACAGAACTGGCACATGTGGATTGCTAGCCTACATGTGATGTCTCCTTCAGCAGTTCTTCATTTGTTCTCGTTTTTTTGTGTCCGCAGTCTGAAAGAATTATGCTGAGTGTGACAGTTTCAATGCTAATCATTTGACGTGTTTTAATTAAGCTAAAGTGAAGCAGATCAAATCAATCCCACCAGTTCAAGAACACACTGCTAGGCTAGGCTAGGCTAGTTATCTTTCAGCAAAACAACATTAGCTGTATTATGTAactcataattaaaaaaagttaatttccccctatgttttttataaatgtagGTAACTAAATAACTCACTTGTTCATCAAATGTGACGTGTTTTTATCAATTAGAAAGAGACTTCATGAAAACAGTACATCTAACTAAAGCTAGGGATAGCAGTTTCTAACTTCTAGCCTCGCAGTCTGCTTTGCTTGTTCTCTGTTGGTTTGTCAGTTTCTgttgaaaatactttttatgtGCCATAAGGTGTAAAAGTTCTCATGTTGTAGTACAGATGTAAAAATAAGTCTGATTGTTTTACACACATTTGTGACCGAGTGTTTTATTGAATGCTTTAACATTTTGAAGCAGCATGAAGTGAAAGTATTAAAAATGTCTGTATGTAAGAATTTCATCATCTGAATAACACTTTGTTTACCTAAAGGCAGTTTGCCTTTCACAATGACTCTTCAATACCTCCTGATACATTTAGTTGATGTGAGGTGCAGTTACACATGTTTACCACGAGATGGCAGCAGAGTATTAATATAGTAGAGTTACAGCAAGAATTTGAAGTTTCTCACTGTAAAGTACTGTAGGGGTCTTGAATTCACAGCCTAGAGCTTAGATCCAATAAGCAAAACTATTAAATgaacttatttttttactgaagttTTTTACTGAACATGATCATTTttgaagatggaaaaaaatgttttttatttaaaaattgaGCGAGAACTAAAatgtctctttatttatttatttcaaattataCTGAAAGTAAAAAAGTATGGGGAATTTATTGATAAAAACTGTTATTTCTCCCTCCAATGTTAGGAAAGCAAGGAAAACCAGATAGTGAAATCAGCCGCATGTTTTAAAAACTTgcctctttgctctctctctcttccaggcGGTGTACAACCTTGCAAATGTGGCGTGTAAGTGTCATGGTGTGTCAGGTTCCTGCAGTCTAAAGACCTGTTGGCTTCAGCTGGCTGACTTCAGACGTGTTGGAGAGTTCCTGAAGGAGAAGTATGACAGTGCGGCGGCCATGCGCATAGGACGCAAGGTATTATAGTCATAGCATGGTGTCATAAACAGTGAGCACAATTATCTGAAATAATCCTGAATCTCACACTAAACAAACTCGCTCCACTTTCAGGGCAAGCTGGAGCAGTTGGACAAGCGCTTCAACACCCCGACCCCGGAGGACCTGGTGTACATCGACACCAGCCCGGACTACTGCCTCCGCAACGAGACCACCGGCTCGCTGGGCACGCTGGGTCGCCTCTGCAATAAAACTTCGGAGGGCATGGACGGCTGCGAGCTGATGTGCTGCGGCAGAGGATACGACCAGTTCAAGACCTACAAGCACGAGCGCTGCCACTGCAAGTTCCACTGGTGCTGCTACGTCAAGTGCAAGCGCTGCACAACGCTGGTGGACCAGTTTGTGTGTAAATAGCACGCTGACGGATGATGGACGGATGTAAGAGGATGAGAAAGACAgtttgatggatgatggaggaagGAGCATTTTCAGGGGTTTGTTCAGGATAATTCAAGacacatcagcttcattttcaggcaggctttcttttctcctccattGTTATTCAAATCTCCCGGCTTTTACTGATGAGCGAGTCGATGGAAAACAATGAAGAGTGTCTATTCGCCCGTGTGTTTTGGACACCTCTGGGTCCAGATTCTCATCACTTCCTTTATTATAGCCTGATCAAAACCCTGAACGATGGATgggatgggaaaaaaagaaaggacaaaaagattggacttggaaaaaaaggaacaaatggATCCTGAAAAAAGGACACATGCAGTTAGTGTGAAAAAAAGATATGAgagatgaaataaatatataaataaataataaataaacacacagtgctGATTGTAATTTAAAGAGACTCGAACAAACTGAAAGGCTCAGTTTGGTCCCTTCAAAGTCATGTGCTGGGGGGGAATCCTCACAAATCATCACAGTCCTTTTTGGAGATTGAAGCCATTCGAGCTCCAAGCGCTGAACTTTTGACCGCTTGACCCTGCAAGAGGAATCCTCGCATGTGTCATTTGTGCTGATGCTGCTCAAACATCGCGCAGAGACCACCAGAAATGCAGACTGGAACAGACGGATGAGCGCGAGCCGGGGGGGGGGTAACTgtaaaacaaccaaaatgagACTGAAAAATGCCAATTTCACAAATTATTGGAAAACTCAAGCATGGGGAAATTACAGCTgtgtagaaatgtaaaaaaaaaaaaaaaaaaaaaaagtccaggaAAAAACACTTAATCACTTAATGTTGGTGTGGGAATGGGCCAATAACCTACAGaacactctctctccatttgtcTCAGTGTAATTGCTCCTGTGATTTACAGCACCTGGGAGATGACAAGTGCGTCTGTTCCGCTTAATGAAGCTCGCCATTTTCAGGCCATCTTGACATTGTGCCGGCCGTTCAAACAAGCAGATCACATCAGCGGTCCAACTCCACGACCTTCATGTGACAGTGAAGTGAGCGAAGCCTCCATTAGTGAGATTAATGTGCCGTATCTGCCTTAATGAAGCCGCTCTGCAAGACACTGAGAGTGGACCTGCTCTTCTCGCATGTTACGCAACTTGTTAAGTCAACTCAAAGCCAGCATCTCAACATCTTATTAAACTGTCTTACCATGAATTTAGCAACTTGTATGCTCTTGGTTGAGGAATATCTCAAAGTGTATAATGTAGCGCGACAAACATGAAGAGAACTGAACATGCTGCGGTGAAGTCAATATGAGAgtgtgtgggggaaaaaaagaacagaaaggaCTGCAATTAATTTTgtgctactttaaaaaaaggaaaagtagaTCAAGAACAGAAGgtatattttattattgttttcattctcctgtttttctatgttttataCATGACTATTATTGTGTATTCTTTGATAAACTAGTCTACAACAACCGAGCTTTGTCCTGTTCTTGCTGCAGTGCTTTTGGAAAACCTGGACCAGGTCTTTGTCTTATGAAGAAGGTTTTGGAAAACGATGCTGCATTTGATGAAAAAGAAGTTTCATCGAATACAAGAAACTGAAGGAGAGCAGTCACAATCACCGAAACGATCCCATAAATGCTTTATGAGTTCCATGTCTGAAGACATTTAGT contains:
- the wnt5b gene encoding protein Wnt-5b isoform X2 codes for the protein MDIRPFRRRRTGVVRHLLLAAAFLACSSQLLLVDANSWWSLALTPIQRPEMYIIGAQPLCSQLSGLSQGQRKLCQLYQDHMVYIGDGAKTGIKECQYQFRQRRWNCSTVDNTSVFGRVMQIGSRETAFTYSISAAGVVNAISRACREGELSTCGCSRSARPRDLPRDWLWGGCGDNVHYGYRFAREFVDAREREKNYPRGSAEHARTLMNLQNNEAGRQAVYNLANVACKCHGVSGSCSLKTCWLQLADFRRVGEFLKEKYDSAAAMRIGRKGKLEQLDKRFNTPTPEDLVYIDTSPDYCLRNETTGSLGTLGRLCNKTSEGMDGCELMCCGRGYDQFKTYKHERCHCKFHWCCYVKCKRCTTLVDQFVCK
- the wnt5b gene encoding protein Wnt-5b isoform X1, whose product is MFPQQSTYTVGCAAASMDIRPFRRRRTGVVRHLLLAAAFLACSSQLLLVDANSWWSLALTPIQRPEMYIIGAQPLCSQLSGLSQGQRKLCQLYQDHMVYIGDGAKTGIKECQYQFRQRRWNCSTVDNTSVFGRVMQIGSRETAFTYSISAAGVVNAISRACREGELSTCGCSRSARPRDLPRDWLWGGCGDNVHYGYRFAREFVDAREREKNYPRGSAEHARTLMNLQNNEAGRQAVYNLANVACKCHGVSGSCSLKTCWLQLADFRRVGEFLKEKYDSAAAMRIGRKGKLEQLDKRFNTPTPEDLVYIDTSPDYCLRNETTGSLGTLGRLCNKTSEGMDGCELMCCGRGYDQFKTYKHERCHCKFHWCCYVKCKRCTTLVDQFVCK